In a single window of the Hoyosella subflava DQS3-9A1 genome:
- a CDS encoding ABC transporter substrate-binding protein — protein sequence MPRTPGTLRASAAAAVLAVFASACSPSSSEPAENQLDEFFPPQGSLQLPDAAPPGVPPRCAPGGGRTVEPGILTIATDDPAYEPWFTENDPANGQGFEGAVARAVAEGLGYAPDLTSFVRVAFNEALEAGPKDFDFAISQFSILGQRRENVDFSAPYYAVAQAVVTLEDNAAAGATALADLEELQLGAHEGSTALYAAAHSIHPQDEPRVYPTTEGAIEALENGEIDALIADLPTAVQIADERLSPNGVVVGRFPAPNEVTEFFGLVLEKGSAFTECATIALENLHHEGVLENLADEWLSGQDEVRVLR from the coding sequence ATGCCTCGAACTCCCGGGACGCTCCGTGCCTCAGCAGCGGCGGCTGTACTCGCTGTGTTCGCAAGCGCCTGCAGCCCTAGCAGCTCTGAGCCCGCGGAAAACCAGCTCGACGAGTTCTTTCCGCCGCAGGGCTCGCTGCAGTTGCCCGATGCTGCACCTCCTGGTGTCCCGCCACGCTGCGCACCGGGAGGCGGCCGGACAGTCGAACCTGGCATCCTCACAATCGCCACCGATGATCCTGCCTATGAGCCCTGGTTCACCGAAAACGATCCCGCAAACGGGCAAGGCTTCGAAGGTGCGGTGGCGCGCGCGGTGGCTGAAGGCCTGGGATACGCGCCGGACCTCACCTCGTTTGTCCGTGTGGCTTTCAACGAAGCCCTGGAGGCAGGACCGAAAGACTTCGATTTCGCGATCAGTCAGTTCAGCATCCTTGGTCAGCGCAGAGAGAACGTCGACTTCTCAGCGCCTTACTATGCCGTTGCGCAAGCGGTGGTGACACTCGAAGACAACGCAGCCGCCGGTGCCACTGCCCTCGCCGACCTCGAAGAGCTACAGCTAGGCGCGCACGAAGGCTCGACGGCACTCTATGCCGCCGCGCACAGCATCCACCCACAGGACGAGCCACGCGTCTATCCGACGACGGAGGGCGCAATCGAAGCGCTGGAGAACGGCGAGATCGATGCGCTCATCGCAGATCTGCCGACTGCGGTACAGATCGCCGACGAGCGTCTCTCCCCCAATGGCGTCGTCGTGGGGCGGTTCCCAGCGCCGAACGAAGTCACAGAGTTTTTTGGACTCGTACTCGAAAAGGGAAGCGCATTCACCGAATGCGCGACGATCGCGCTCGAGAATCTGCACCACGAGGGAGTACTCGAAAACCTCGCCGACGAATGGCTGTCCGGTCAGGACGAAGTCCGCGTGCTGCGATAG
- the gdhA gene encoding NADP-specific glutamate dehydrogenase, with protein MDDRLREIYDSVIRRNPGEPEFQQAVESLFTSLAVVVKRHPEYTENALIDRMCEPERQIIFRVPWVDDTGKVHVNRGYRVQYSSVLGPYKGGLRFHPSVNVGIIKFLGFEQIFKNALTGLPIGGAKGGADFDPKGRSANEMMRFCQSFMTELQRHIGEHTDVPAGDIGVGQREIGFLFGQYMRLRNAHESGVITGKGTAWGGSLVRKEATGFGVAYFVANMLAEDNDSLDGKRVTVSGSGNVAIYAIQKVQEQGGTVVACSDSSGFVVDEKGIELDLLKDVKERRRGRIHLYADERDSARFISGGSIWDVPCDVALPCATQNELDESAAKSLIRGGVRIVAEGANMPVTPKGVAAFRDADVRFGPGKAANAGGVATSALEMQQNASRDSWHFDYTDRRLEQIMSDIFGRCRDTAAEYGTPHDYVLGANIAGFTKVADSMCALGVV; from the coding sequence ATGGATGACCGCCTACGCGAAATCTACGACAGTGTGATCCGCCGCAATCCCGGCGAACCAGAGTTTCAGCAGGCTGTAGAAAGCCTGTTCACGTCTCTCGCGGTCGTCGTCAAACGGCATCCCGAATACACGGAAAACGCCCTCATCGACAGAATGTGCGAGCCCGAACGGCAGATCATCTTCCGCGTGCCCTGGGTCGACGACACCGGAAAAGTGCACGTCAACCGCGGGTATCGTGTGCAGTACAGCAGCGTCCTAGGTCCATACAAGGGCGGGCTGCGTTTTCATCCCTCGGTCAACGTCGGGATCATCAAATTCCTGGGTTTCGAGCAGATCTTCAAGAACGCGCTCACCGGCTTACCTATCGGCGGCGCGAAAGGCGGAGCCGACTTCGACCCCAAAGGGAGAAGCGCCAACGAAATGATGCGGTTCTGTCAGTCGTTCATGACGGAACTGCAGCGTCATATCGGTGAGCACACCGATGTACCTGCCGGTGACATCGGAGTCGGCCAACGGGAGATCGGCTTCCTCTTCGGTCAGTACATGCGCCTGCGCAACGCACACGAATCCGGCGTGATCACCGGCAAGGGAACCGCTTGGGGCGGCTCGCTCGTCCGCAAAGAAGCGACTGGCTTTGGAGTCGCCTACTTTGTCGCGAACATGCTCGCCGAGGACAACGACTCGCTTGACGGCAAGCGCGTAACGGTGTCCGGTTCCGGCAACGTGGCGATCTACGCGATCCAGAAGGTCCAGGAGCAAGGTGGGACCGTCGTCGCATGCTCCGATTCGAGCGGATTCGTCGTCGATGAGAAGGGTATCGAGCTCGACCTTCTCAAGGACGTCAAAGAGCGTCGTCGCGGCAGGATCCACCTCTACGCGGACGAACGCGACTCTGCCCGGTTCATCAGCGGCGGCTCGATCTGGGACGTCCCGTGTGACGTGGCGCTACCGTGCGCCACCCAGAATGAACTCGACGAATCTGCTGCCAAATCGCTGATTCGGGGTGGGGTGCGAATCGTTGCCGAGGGCGCCAACATGCCGGTCACACCGAAGGGCGTCGCGGCGTTTAGAGATGCAGACGTCCGGTTCGGCCCGGGTAAAGCAGCTAATGCGGGGGGAGTCGCTACCTCAGCGCTCGAGATGCAGCAGAACGCTTCCCGAGATTCGTGGCATTTCGATTACACGGACCGGCGGCTCGAGCAAATCATGTCCGACATCTTCGGACGCTGCCGCGACACCGCCGCAGAATACGGCACGCCACACGACTACGTTCTCGGTGCGAATATCGCCGGCTTCACGAAGGTCGCCGATTCGATGTGCGCGCTCGGCGTGGTGTAG
- a CDS encoding fatty acid desaturase family protein: MAVLTLPVSAPTLPSLPGKELRRRVTKVATTPISKASKALGGSSNSKEPVHLTHEQVEEFGRELEELRARIVADLGDKDRDYIYKIIKAQRALEVAGRGLMYVLPAWPLAVTSLGLAKILDNMEIGHNVMHGQYDWMKEKGLNSRVFEWDNVCPADQWRHSHNYMHHTFTNILDMDRDIGYGILRMDKDQKWHPYYLGNPLYAFALMMAFEWGVMLHDMHAEEVVQGKRDMNEVKELAKGWVRKAGPQALKDYVMFPALTGPLFPTTLAGNFAANLIRNVWAYSIIFCGHFPTGVQVFTKEETANETRAEWYLRQMLGSANITGGKLFHIMSGNLSHQIEHHLFPDIPAFRYPEMAPEVERIATKYGLPYNKGPFFKQIGSVWGKIFKLAVPDALVKMDEPAGVIIERAADVEKDPAA, translated from the coding sequence ATGGCTGTATTGACACTCCCAGTGTCCGCACCCACCCTCCCGTCCCTACCCGGTAAGGAACTCCGTCGACGCGTGACGAAGGTGGCCACCACCCCTATTTCGAAGGCATCGAAGGCGCTGGGCGGCAGCTCGAACAGCAAGGAGCCCGTCCACCTCACCCACGAGCAGGTCGAAGAGTTTGGCCGCGAACTCGAGGAACTGCGTGCCCGCATTGTCGCGGATCTGGGTGACAAGGACCGCGACTACATCTACAAGATCATCAAGGCGCAGCGGGCACTCGAAGTCGCGGGTCGCGGCCTCATGTACGTCCTGCCGGCTTGGCCGCTGGCCGTGACCTCCCTTGGTCTCGCGAAGATTCTCGACAACATGGAGATCGGCCACAACGTCATGCACGGCCAGTATGACTGGATGAAGGAGAAGGGCCTCAACTCCCGCGTCTTCGAGTGGGACAACGTGTGTCCCGCCGATCAGTGGCGCCACTCACACAACTACATGCACCACACGTTCACCAACATCCTTGATATGGACCGCGACATCGGTTACGGCATCCTGCGGATGGACAAGGACCAGAAGTGGCACCCGTACTACCTGGGTAACCCGCTGTACGCGTTCGCGCTGATGATGGCCTTTGAGTGGGGCGTCATGCTCCATGACATGCACGCTGAAGAGGTCGTGCAGGGCAAGCGCGACATGAACGAGGTCAAGGAACTCGCCAAGGGCTGGGTGCGCAAGGCAGGCCCCCAGGCGCTGAAGGACTATGTGATGTTCCCAGCGCTGACCGGGCCCCTGTTCCCGACCACTCTGGCCGGCAACTTCGCTGCCAACCTGATCCGCAACGTGTGGGCCTACAGCATCATCTTCTGTGGTCACTTCCCAACCGGTGTCCAGGTGTTCACCAAGGAAGAGACCGCGAACGAAACCCGCGCTGAGTGGTACCTGCGTCAGATGCTGGGTTCCGCAAACATCACCGGTGGCAAGTTGTTCCACATCATGTCGGGCAACCTGTCGCACCAGATCGAGCACCACTTGTTCCCGGATATCCCGGCCTTCCGCTACCCGGAGATGGCTCCTGAGGTTGAGCGGATCGCCACGAAGTACGGCCTCCCGTACAACAAGGGACCGTTCTTCAAGCAGATCGGCTCAGTGTGGGGCAAGATCTTCAAGCTTGCGGTTCCTGATGCGCTCGTGAAGATGGACGAGCCAGCAGGCGTCATCATCGAGCGTGCCGCTGACGTCGAGAAAGACCCAGCCGCGTAA
- a CDS encoding ferredoxin reductase has protein sequence MTTSISPRTLPTAPNPPRFASAKTAKKVQKVARVSALKARFSLVSLVEKLATPHAVDRYLELVNPMITVRDLRAKVTRVERYTKDTVTLELEPTRQWKGFEAGQFVQIGVVINGVRHTRCFSPANSAHSKDGRIELTIKAHPDGFVSRYLRDEAKPGLVVELSQAAGIFHLPQERPDKLLLLSGGSGITPVLSMLRTLVDEGYTGDITFLHYCDTVADVPHADVLRDIASKYPNVTLLIASTAPGGGGDLEGFFGSEHVNTAAPWFGEAQTFLCGPPPMMKAIREFYDDLGLSERLHTEEFQTAPAVADDTEEATGTIRFSGSSVDRENSGSSLLEEAEDAGLTPEYGCRMGICFTCTAVKKTGCTKSLLTGEINDLPDEPIQLCVSRAVGDVEIDI, from the coding sequence ATGACGACATCGATCTCGCCGCGGACGCTGCCGACCGCACCTAACCCGCCTCGGTTCGCGAGCGCCAAGACCGCCAAAAAGGTCCAGAAGGTCGCTCGAGTTTCCGCTCTCAAGGCCCGGTTCTCGCTGGTAAGCCTAGTGGAGAAGCTTGCAACGCCGCACGCTGTCGACCGCTACCTCGAACTCGTCAACCCCATGATCACCGTCCGCGATTTGCGCGCAAAGGTGACCCGGGTTGAGCGTTACACCAAGGATACGGTCACGCTCGAACTCGAGCCCACACGTCAGTGGAAGGGCTTTGAGGCCGGTCAGTTCGTCCAGATCGGTGTTGTGATCAACGGTGTACGCCACACCCGCTGTTTCTCTCCGGCGAACTCGGCGCACAGCAAGGACGGCAGGATCGAGCTCACGATCAAGGCGCATCCTGACGGCTTTGTATCCCGCTACCTGCGTGATGAGGCGAAACCCGGCCTAGTCGTCGAGCTTTCACAGGCTGCTGGCATATTCCATCTCCCGCAGGAACGCCCGGACAAGCTGCTGCTGCTCAGCGGTGGCAGCGGAATTACACCCGTACTCTCGATGCTCCGCACGCTGGTCGACGAGGGATACACCGGAGATATCACGTTCCTCCACTACTGCGACACGGTTGCTGATGTACCGCACGCTGACGTGTTGCGGGACATCGCCTCGAAATACCCGAATGTGACTCTTCTGATTGCGTCTACCGCGCCAGGTGGTGGCGGTGACCTCGAAGGATTCTTCGGATCCGAGCATGTGAACACCGCAGCGCCGTGGTTCGGCGAGGCGCAGACGTTCCTCTGCGGGCCACCTCCGATGATGAAGGCTATCCGCGAGTTCTACGACGATCTGGGCCTGAGTGAACGCCTGCACACTGAAGAGTTTCAGACTGCCCCGGCAGTCGCGGATGACACCGAAGAAGCTACCGGCACAATTCGATTCAGTGGAAGCAGTGTCGATCGGGAGAACTCCGGATCCTCGTTGCTCGAGGAGGCTGAGGACGCTGGTCTGACACCCGAATACGGCTGCCGCATGGGTATTTGCTTCACCTGTACGGCTGTCAAGAAGACGGGATGCACCAAGAGCCTCCTGACAGGCGAGATCAACGATCTGCCTGACGAGCCGATCCAGCTGTGCGTTTCCCGCGCTGTGGGTGACGTCGAGATCGACATCTAA
- a CDS encoding TetR family transcriptional regulator yields MTGPGSRSERKERTRQALLDGTLELLDDRSFVSVSLREVTRAVGIVPTAFYRHFDSMEHLGVNLVEMSTRALRQILREARRNTNPTIRDFLSIIAREVREHEREFRFITQERYGGVAEIRRAIATELRLFSRELAAELARIPAMRDWEYDDIEWVADLGVTAIIAIVDDLLRADPRNPAEERAAISRGTNQLRVIALGVAQWKLKG; encoded by the coding sequence GTGACAGGGCCCGGTAGCAGATCTGAGCGCAAGGAACGTACGCGCCAGGCACTCCTTGATGGGACGCTCGAACTGCTCGATGACCGCAGCTTCGTCAGCGTCTCCCTGCGCGAGGTGACTCGCGCAGTTGGGATTGTGCCTACGGCGTTCTACCGGCATTTCGACTCCATGGAGCACCTCGGCGTCAATCTCGTGGAGATGAGTACGCGCGCGCTTCGCCAGATCCTCCGTGAGGCACGCCGCAACACCAACCCGACGATCCGGGACTTCCTCTCCATCATCGCCCGGGAGGTACGGGAGCATGAGCGGGAATTCCGCTTTATTACACAGGAACGTTATGGAGGCGTCGCCGAAATCAGACGAGCGATCGCCACCGAACTGCGCTTGTTCTCGCGGGAACTGGCGGCTGAGCTGGCGCGAATCCCCGCCATGCGCGATTGGGAATACGACGATATCGAATGGGTAGCAGACCTAGGGGTCACCGCAATCATCGCCATCGTTGACGATTTGTTGCGCGCAGACCCGCGAAACCCAGCTGAAGAGCGTGCCGCAATCAGCCGGGGCACGAACCAGCTTCGCGTGATCGCACTGGGCGTTGCTCAGTGGAAGCTGAAGGGCTAA
- a CDS encoding DUF3618 domain-containing protein, with product MSRDTESIERDIERAREQLASTLDELTVRANPRRVLDNAKEKAIAKSEEPEVRIAVVGVGVLFVFVVLWRIFR from the coding sequence GTGTCGAGGGACACTGAAAGCATTGAACGCGACATCGAGCGTGCCCGGGAGCAACTTGCGAGCACGCTAGACGAACTGACGGTTCGTGCGAATCCGCGTCGGGTGCTCGATAACGCAAAAGAGAAGGCGATCGCCAAGTCGGAGGAACCGGAAGTACGCATCGCGGTCGTGGGCGTGGGTGTCCTTTTCGTCTTCGTCGTTCTCTGGCGGATCTTCCGGTAG
- the bcp gene encoding thioredoxin-dependent thiol peroxidase encodes MTENNRLSPGDNAPAFTLPDADGKPVSLADYTGQKVIVYFYPAAGTPGCTKQACDFRDNLSDLNGAGLTVLGISPDKPEKLAKFRDTEDISFPLLSDPEKSTLAEWGAFGEKKLYGKTVQGVIRSTFLVDEHGKIEVAQYNVKATGHVAKLRRDLAV; translated from the coding sequence GTGACAGAAAACAACCGTCTCAGCCCTGGCGATAACGCCCCCGCCTTCACCCTCCCCGACGCCGACGGCAAGCCCGTGTCGCTCGCAGACTACACAGGCCAGAAGGTCATCGTGTACTTCTACCCTGCCGCTGGCACCCCTGGGTGCACGAAGCAGGCATGTGACTTCCGGGATAACCTCAGCGACCTCAACGGAGCCGGTCTCACGGTCCTCGGCATCTCACCGGACAAACCGGAGAAGCTCGCGAAGTTTCGTGACACAGAAGACATTTCATTTCCGCTATTATCTGATCCCGAAAAGTCCACCCTCGCGGAATGGGGCGCGTTCGGCGAGAAAAAATTGTACGGAAAAACTGTTCAGGGTGTCATCCGGTCCACATTTCTCGTCGACGAACACGGGAAAATCGAGGTGGCGCAGTACAACGTCAAAGCCACGGGACATGTCGCCAAACTCCGGCGAGACCTGGCCGTATGA
- a CDS encoding type IV toxin-antitoxin system AbiEi family antitoxin domain-containing protein → MTPDQHLTRKSAHARGITDDELTARCRSGQLTRLHRGLYVPASVHNSMSPAARHVVAARQVLSDAREGAVLSHSSAALIHGLPVWGVPLDRVHLTADAASGGKVSKHRVLHISPLPPEHLTYVDGHLATTIARTVVDIARTAGFEAAVVVGDAALRRGTSRDELRSVLASMRRWKGLPVARKVVGFLDGRSESVGESRSRVALDQFPLPPIEVQYPVRDENGILVARADFAVPSLRVLGEFDGRIKYGRALNPGQPPEEVLWKEKQREDKARDLDWQFARWIWRELSTPEVIYAKILRAAERAGRRF, encoded by the coding sequence GTGACACCCGATCAGCATCTCACCAGGAAGTCAGCTCACGCCCGCGGAATCACCGATGACGAGCTGACCGCTCGGTGCCGCAGCGGACAACTCACGAGACTGCACCGCGGTCTCTACGTTCCAGCGTCAGTGCACAACTCTATGAGCCCAGCTGCGCGGCACGTGGTTGCCGCACGTCAGGTTCTCTCCGATGCCCGCGAGGGCGCTGTGCTCAGCCACAGCTCCGCTGCCCTAATACACGGGCTCCCGGTCTGGGGTGTCCCACTCGATCGAGTCCACCTGACCGCCGACGCAGCCAGCGGGGGCAAAGTCAGCAAACATCGAGTGCTGCACATTTCCCCTTTGCCGCCTGAACACCTGACCTACGTGGACGGGCACCTCGCGACAACGATCGCCCGCACAGTGGTCGACATCGCGAGGACAGCTGGTTTCGAGGCCGCCGTTGTCGTCGGAGACGCAGCCCTGCGCCGCGGCACATCGCGAGACGAGTTGCGCTCCGTCCTTGCGTCGATGCGCAGGTGGAAGGGACTGCCGGTGGCCCGCAAAGTGGTCGGCTTTCTCGACGGACGCAGTGAAAGTGTCGGCGAATCGCGCAGCCGGGTGGCCCTGGATCAGTTTCCGCTGCCGCCCATCGAGGTGCAGTACCCCGTCCGCGATGAGAATGGCATTCTTGTCGCCCGGGCCGACTTTGCGGTTCCTTCGCTTCGCGTCCTCGGCGAGTTCGACGGGCGAATCAAGTACGGGCGTGCACTTAATCCCGGTCAGCCACCTGAAGAGGTGCTGTGGAAGGAAAAGCAGCGCGAAGACAAGGCTCGCGATCTCGACTGGCAATTCGCTCGGTGGATCTGGCGTGAACTAAGCACGCCAGAGGTCATCTACGCGAAAATTCTCCGCGCGGCGGAGCGAGCCGGCCGCAGGTTCTAG
- a CDS encoding TetR/AcrR family transcriptional regulator yields the protein MTRSSEGLSFPAPSGTPEELLPRRRPAQERSRRKFEAILSAARELLVEEGFESFTCEEVANRAGVPIGTLYQFFANKYVIVCELDRHDLVGVQRELAAFQSMVPTMQWPVILNRFLDHLADLWLNDPSRRAVWLAVQSTPATRATAAIYERALAQQVSELIQPLFPSADTAFRQKIAEVLVHIAYSMFNFAVRDGQNHPEAVGELKRLLSAYLLQTERDLRRKRT from the coding sequence ATCACCAGGAGCAGTGAAGGATTGTCATTCCCCGCGCCCTCCGGCACCCCGGAGGAGTTGCTGCCTCGACGCCGCCCTGCGCAGGAGCGAAGCCGGCGGAAGTTCGAGGCAATCCTGAGTGCGGCGCGTGAGCTGCTGGTCGAAGAGGGCTTCGAATCCTTCACCTGCGAGGAAGTGGCAAACCGGGCCGGTGTGCCGATCGGGACGCTCTACCAGTTTTTCGCCAATAAGTATGTGATCGTCTGTGAACTCGACCGCCACGATCTTGTGGGTGTGCAGCGTGAGCTCGCTGCCTTCCAGAGCATGGTCCCGACCATGCAGTGGCCGGTCATTCTGAACAGGTTCCTCGACCACCTCGCGGACCTCTGGCTGAATGACCCTTCTAGGCGCGCTGTGTGGCTCGCTGTGCAATCAACACCAGCGACAAGGGCCACCGCTGCGATCTACGAGCGTGCGCTCGCTCAGCAGGTCTCAGAGCTTATCCAGCCCCTCTTCCCCTCCGCGGACACGGCTTTCCGGCAGAAGATCGCCGAGGTACTTGTTCATATCGCGTACTCGATGTTCAATTTCGCGGTGCGTGACGGGCAGAACCACCCGGAGGCGGTGGGTGAACTCAAACGCCTGCTCAGTGCCTACCTCTTGCAGACTGAGCGGGACCTTCGCCGCAAGCGCACATAG
- the acpS gene encoding holo-ACP synthase AcpS — MAVRGIGIDLVCVSEFAEQLTHPGTTMLQNFTVGERRYCSSVADDPARHYAARWAAKEALIKAWSGSRFARPPVMSNVRFSEIEVLTDNWGRPSLVVKGDIAGYIGDATIHVSLTHDGDMAGAFVIIEDP, encoded by the coding sequence ATGGCCGTACGAGGTATCGGGATTGACCTGGTGTGTGTGAGTGAGTTCGCAGAACAGCTCACACACCCAGGCACCACGATGCTGCAGAACTTCACCGTGGGCGAGCGGCGATACTGCTCGAGCGTCGCCGACGATCCAGCACGCCACTACGCCGCACGGTGGGCCGCGAAAGAGGCCCTGATCAAGGCCTGGTCAGGGTCCCGGTTCGCCCGGCCACCAGTGATGTCGAATGTTCGCTTCAGCGAGATCGAAGTGCTCACCGACAACTGGGGCCGGCCGAGCCTCGTGGTGAAAGGTGACATCGCCGGGTACATCGGCGACGCCACCATCCATGTCTCCCTCACCCACGACGGGGACATGGCAGGAGCCTTCGTCATCATCGAAGATCCATAA